The following proteins are encoded in a genomic region of Neomonachus schauinslandi chromosome 7, ASM220157v2, whole genome shotgun sequence:
- the ATG12 gene encoding ubiquitin-like protein ATG12 isoform X2, whose protein sequence is MAEEPESALQLPPSTAADGEGPTEVSPETATPEPPSSAAVSPGTEEPAGDTKKKIDVLLKAVGDTPIMKTKKWAVERTRTIQGLIDFIKKFLKLVASEQLCFGSDGKLVLHYCKSQAWG, encoded by the exons ATGGCTGAGGAACCGGAGTCCGCGTTGCAGCTACCTCCCTCAACTGCTGCTGATGGCGAAGGACCTACAGAGGTCTCCCCAGAAACAGCCACTCCGGAGCCCCCTTCTTCCGCCGCGGTCTCCCCGGGGACAGAGGAACCTGCCGGCgacaccaagaaaaaaa ttGATGTCCTGTTGAAGGCTGTGGGAGACACCCctataatgaaaacaaagaagtgGGCTGTAGAGCGAACCCGAACCATTCAAGGACTCATTGACTTCATCAAAAAATTCCTTAAGCTTGTGGCCTCTGAGCAGTTG tgCTTTGGCAGTGATGGTAAACTGGTCCTACATTACTGCAAATCTCAGGCATGGGGATGA
- the ATG12 gene encoding ubiquitin-like protein ATG12 isoform X1 — protein sequence MAEEPESALQLPPSTAADGEGPTEVSPETATPEPPSSAAVSPGTEEPAGDTKKKIDVLLKAVGDTPIMKTKKWAVERTRTIQGLIDFIKKFLKLVASEQLFIYVNQSFAPSPDQEVGTLYECFGSDGKLVLHYCKSQAWG from the exons ATGGCTGAGGAACCGGAGTCCGCGTTGCAGCTACCTCCCTCAACTGCTGCTGATGGCGAAGGACCTACAGAGGTCTCCCCAGAAACAGCCACTCCGGAGCCCCCTTCTTCCGCCGCGGTCTCCCCGGGGACAGAGGAACCTGCCGGCgacaccaagaaaaaaa ttGATGTCCTGTTGAAGGCTGTGGGAGACACCCctataatgaaaacaaagaagtgGGCTGTAGAGCGAACCCGAACCATTCAAGGACTCATTGACTTCATCAAAAAATTCCTTAAGCTTGTGGCCTCTGAGCAGTTG tTTATTTATGTGAATCAGtcctttgccccctccccagacCAGGAAGTTGGAACCCTCTATGAG tgCTTTGGCAGTGATGGTAAACTGGTCCTACATTACTGCAAATCTCAGGCATGGGGATGA